A single genomic interval of Rhododendron vialii isolate Sample 1 chromosome 3a, ASM3025357v1 harbors:
- the LOC131319285 gene encoding histone acetyltransferase HAC1-like isoform X1: MQLSLYLSISARSVSEDAQKLESNSFCFLGAYRIKMNVQAHMSGQITGQLPNQAGTQLPGVPQQNESPFSNQIQNLGGHHNTMYVDPQLAKARRFMQEKIYEWLIQRQQQPHDRQPKQFQDFVRRLDEVLFRNAASKGSLVLDEYMNLETLETRLHVLTKHLLMSNRNQHHPQLINAPSPIATMIPTPRMTHSGNSIASAVDASMVASSGGNGIAPGTSITEGLLPTTTNGLSVGMPSGSFNSSDGSMSNGYQQSLSEFSISSSGSMVSSSGVRGMPSQMIPTPGFNSNNTQSFMNLESSNDTGAFSTVGSSTISQPLSQKQHGGGQNSRILHNLGSHIGGGIRSGLQQKAYGFPNGGLGIMQRNSQLINGPGNSEGFLVASSNDNSPKPLPQHYDQHQRPMMHGDGYGISTLDSSGSGNVYGSAMNNQNLNPASLQSLSRANSPLMTNQPNLLTTQQSQSIDQSGKMNFHPSKSATDNILQSHHEQQFQQQPLRLKQQQLVQHQRQQKQQIQQHQILLKNDSFGHSQLTSDLGSQLKLERGMEHHDEALLSQVSEKFPYSEFQNQFQQSCAEDRSGFAQLLSLPSVSQDICSSPTQTSQQMQQLLHPHQLVVDSQSDFSCISVGVQSERVLPGQWHSMEDKSQIPGNVSQGHHIQEEFRQRIFGQDEAHRNNFASEGSICEVITKPLEPPTSSGATCRSTNSNRERQFKNQQRWLLFLRHARRCVAPPGKCQEVNCITAQKLWMHIIDCKVSQCPYPRCHHTKILLHHHKHCKDPGCPVCVPVTNYLQTHLKARAFDNGVIAARLTSKISPPVVQTFEDLHPSLKRLKTELPSQSLVPETESSAVSVLTGSGRHVLHDAQREEHQYADTCMQMKSEVTEVKMEIPRSSGNGSPSIFDMKKDNMDCTYSQKLGEQIILDDSAGSVQKECIKSEKDMDQAKPENVVLPVENAVGTKSGKPKIKGVSMTELFTPEQVREHIRGLRQWVGQSKTKAEKNQAMEHSMSENSCQLCAVEKLTFEPPPIYCSPCGARIKRNAMYYTIGAGDTRHCFCIPCYNEARGDTILVDGTTLPKARMEKKKNDEETEEWWVQCDKCEAWQHQICALFNGRRNDGGQAEYTCPNCYLDEVERGERKPLPQSAVLGAKDLPRTILSDHIENRLFRRLKQEKQERARVQGKSYDEVPGAEALVVRVVSSVDKKLEVKQRFLEIFQEENYPIEYPYKSKVVLLFQKIEGVEVCLFGMYVQEFGSECQQPNHRRVYLSYLDSVKYFRPEIKAVTGEALRTFVYHEILIGYLEYCKKRGFTSCYIWACPPLKGEDYILYCHPEIQKTPKSDKLREWYLSMLRKAAKENIVVDLTNLYDHFFVSTGECKAKVTAARLPYFDGDYWPGAAEDMIYQLRQEDDCRKQYKKGTTKKTITKRALKLSGQSDLSGNASKDWLLMHKLGETICPMKEDFIMVHLQHACTHCCILMTSGNRWVCNQCKKFQLCDKCFEAEQKLEERERHPINQREKHLLYHVEIDDVSEDTKDKDEILESEFFDTRQAFLSLCQGNHYQYDTLRRAKHSSMMVLYHLHNPTAPAFVTTCTICHLDIEAGQGWRCEICPDYDVCNACYQKDGGIDHPHQLTNHPSMADRDAQNTEAREIRVVQLRKMLDLLVHASQCRSPNCQYPNCRKVKGLFRHGMQCKIRASGGCLVCKKMWYLLQLHARACKESQCSVPRCRDLKEHVRRLQQQSDSRRRAAVMEMMRQRAAEVAGNAE, translated from the exons ATGCAATTGTCGTTATATTTATCAATTTCTGCGCGATCAGTTTCAGAAGACGCCCAAAAGCTTGAATCGAACAG tttttgttttttaggagCCTACAGGATAAAAATGAATGTGCAGGCACATATGTCTGGACAAATCACAGGTCAGCTACCTAATCAAGCTGGGACTCAGTTGCCTGGTGTACCTCAGCAGAATGAAAGTCCTTTTTCTAACCAGATACAAAATTTAGGGGGTCATCATAATACCATGTATGTGGATCCTCAGTTGGCAAAAGCACGCAGGTTCATGCAAGAGAAGAT CTATGAATGGCTTATTCAACGGCAGCAACAACCTCATGATAGACAACCAAAGCAGTTTCAGGATTTTGTAAGACGCCTTGATGAGGTTCTATTCAGAAATGCTGCCTCAAAGGGGAGTCTTGTTTTG GATGAATATATGAACCTGGAGACTCTTGAGACTCGTTTGCATGTCTTGACCAAACATTTACTAATGAGCAATCGCAACCAACACCATCCGCAGCTCATTAATGCTCCTTCTCCTATTGCTACAATGATACCAACTCCGCGGATGACTCACAGTGGGAATTCAATTGCATCAGCTGTGGATGCTTCCATGGTTGCTTCCAGCGGTGGTAATGGCATAGCACCTGGGACTAGCATTACTGAAGGCTTATTACCAACTACTACTAATGGGCTTTCTGTTGGAATGCCCAGTGGTTCTTTCAATTCATCTGATG GGTCTATGTCTAATGGATATCAACAGTCGCTTTCTGAGTTTTCTATAAGTTCCAGTGGAAGCATGGTGTCTTCAAGCGGCGTACGAGGAATGCCAAGCCAAATGATCCCTACTCCTGGATTTAATAGCAACAATACTCAGTCTTTCATGAATCTGGAATCTTCTAATGATACTGGTGCCTTTTCAACCGTTGGATCTAGTACGATATCACAGCCTCTATCACAAAAGCAGCATGGTGGTGGTCAAAATAGCCGGATCCTGCACAACCTTGGTAGCCACATAGGTGGTGGCATTAGGTCTGGTTTGCAGCAGAAAGCTTATGGATTTCCAAATGGTGGCTTAGGTATTATGCAGCGCAATTCACAGTTGATCAATGGTCCAGGAAATTCTGAGGGCTTTCTGGTGGCCTCATCGAATGACAATTCACCAAAACCTTTACCACAACATTATGATCAACATCAGCGGCCAATGATGCATG GTGATGGATATGGGATTAGCACTCTTGATTCTTCTGGGTCGGGAAACGTTTATGGTTCAGCTATGAATAATCAGAATTTGAATCCAGCAAGCTTGCAGTCTCTATCAAGAGCCAACTCCCCATTGATGACTAATCAGCCGAATTTGCTCACTACCCAGCAGTCTCAATCCATTGATCAATCAGGAAAGATGAACTTCCACCCGTCAAAGTCAGCGACTGACAATATCTTACAATCTCATCATGAGCAACAATTTCAGCAGCAGCCTCTAAGGTTAAAACAACAGCAACTTGTTCAACATCAGCGACAACAGAAGCAGCAAATTCAGCAGCACCAGATACTCTTAAAGAATGATTCTTTTGGTCATTCTCAGCTGACTTCTGATTTAGGCAGTCAACTAAAGCTTGAGCGTGGAATGGAGCACCACGATGAAGCTTTGCTTTCACAAGTTTCAGAAAAATTCCCGTATTCAGAGTTTCAGAACCAATTCCAGCAAAGTTGTGCTGAAGATCGTTCAGGATTTGCTCAGTTGCTTTCTCTTCCATCTGTCTCGCAGGATATATGCTCATCACCGACTCAAACTTCACAGCAAATGCAGcaattattgcatcctcaccaGCTGGTTGTTGACTCTCAGAGCGATTTCAGCTGTATTTCTGTTGGAGTACAATCAGAGAGAGTACTGCCTGGTCAATGGCATTCGATGGAGGACAAGTCTCAAATACCAGGGAATGTGTCGCAGGGGCACCATATTCAGGAAGAATTCCGTCAGAGAATTTTTGGGCAAGATGAGGCGCACCGTAACAATTTCGCATCTGAAGGATCTATTTGTGAAGTTATTACTAAGCCACTGGAGCCCCCAACCTCAAGTGGTGCTACCTGTAGATCCACTAATTCTAACCGAGAAAGGCAGTTCAAGAATCAACAAAGGTGGCTATTGTTTTTGAGGCATGCTCGTCGGTGTGTGGCCCCACCGGGGAAGTGCCAGGAAGTTAACTGCATAACTGCTCAGAAACTTTGGATGCATATTATAGACTGCAAAGTATCTCAATGTCCATATCCTCGTTGCCACCATACCAAGATCTTACTTCATCATCATAAGCATTGCAAGGACCCAGGTTGCCCTGTTTGTGTTCCTGTCACAAATTATCTGCAGACTCATCTGAAGGCACGTGCATTTGATAATGGAGTTATTGCAGCTCGATTAACTTCAAAAATAAGTCCACCAGTGGTACAAACTTTTGAAGATTTACATCCTTCGCTGAAACGATTAAAGACTGAGCTGCCTTCCCAATCTCTTGTTCCTGAGACTGAAAGTTCTGCTGTTTCTGTTCTTACCGGCAGTGGACGCCATGTACTCCATGATGCACAACGTGAGGAACACCAATATGCTGACACGTGCATGCAGATGAAATCAGAGGTTACAGAAGTCAAGATGGAAATTCCTAGAAGCTCTGGGAATGGAAGTCCTAGCATTTTTGATATGAAGAAGGATAATATGGATTGTACCTACAGCCAAAAACTTGGTGAACAAATTATATTGGATGATTCTGCTGGTTCTGTACAAAAAGAATGCATTAAAAGTGAGAAAGATATGGACCAAGCTAAACCAGAAAATGTTGTCCTGCCTGTTGAAAATGCAGTTGGAACCAAGTCTGGGAAGCCTAAAATAAAGGGAGTATCAATGACTGAGTTGTTTACTCCCGAGCAAGTCAGAGAACATATTAGAGGTCTCAGGCAGTGGGTTGGCCAG AGTAAAACCAAAGCAGAAAAAAACCAAGCAATGGAGCATTCAATGAGTGAGAACTCATGTCAGTTGTGTGCAGTTGAGAAGCTCACATTTGAGCCGCCACCGATATATTGTTCACCATGTGGTGCTCGTATTAAAAGAAATGCAATGTATTATACCATAGGAGCTGGTGATACACGACACTGCTTTTGCATTCCCTGCTATAATGAGGCCCGTGGAGACACTATCCTAGTTGATGGAACTACTCTTCCGAAAGCAAggatggagaaaaagaaaaatgacgaGGAGACGGAAGAATGG TGGGTTCAATGCGACAAGTGTGAGGCTTGGCAACATCAAATCTGTGCATTATTTAATGGTCGAAGGAATGATGGTGGGCAAGCTGAATACACTTGCCCAAACTGCTACTTAGACGAAGTTGAAAGGGGAGAGCGTAAGCCCTTACCTCAGAGTGCTGTTCTTGGAGCAAAAGATCTGCCTAGAACAATTCTCAGTGACCACATAGAAAATCGATTATTTAGGCGGCTGAAGCAGGAAAAACAAGAGAGGGCAAGAGTTCAAGGGAAGAGTTATGATGAG GTTCCAGGAGCAGAAGCACTCGTTGTTAGAGTTGTGTCGTCAGTGGACAAAAAGTTGGAAGTTAAGCAGCGATTTCTTGAGATTTTTCAAGAGGAGAATTATCCGATAGAGTACCCATATAAATCCAAG gtgGTTTTGTTGTTTCAGAAAATTGAAGGTGTAGAAGTATGTCTGTTTGGCATGTATGTTCAAGAATTTGGATCAGAATGTCAACAGCCAAATCATCGCCGTGTTTATTTATCATACCTGGATTCTGTTAAGTATTTCAGGCCTGAGATTAAAGCAGTGACAGGAGAGGCACTCCGTACATTTGTTTACCATGAAATTCTG ATTGGATACCTAGAATATTGCAAGAAACGAGGTTTCACAAGTTGCTATATATGGGCTTGCCCTCCATTGAAGGGTGAAGACTATATTTTATATTGCCACCCAGAAATTCAGAAAACACCAAAATCTGATAAACTGAGAGAATG GTACTTATCGATGTTAAGAAAAGCTGCAAAGGAAAACATTGTGGTTGACCTCACTAATCTCTATGACCACTTCTTTGTTTCTACTGGGGAGTGCAAGGCTAAGGTAACTGCAGCTCGGTTACCTTATTTTGATGGGGACTACTGGCCCGGTGCTGCAGAGGATATGATTTACCAGCTTCGTCAAGAAGATGATTGCAGGAAACAATATAAGAAAGGGACAACCAAAAAGACCATTACAAAAAGGGCTCTAAAATTATCTGGCCAGTCTGATCTTTCTGGAAATGCATCGAAGGATTGGCTACTTATGCACAAA CTTGGCGAGACAATTTGCCCAATGAAGGAAGATTTTATCATGGTTCACTTGCAGCATGCATGCACTCATTGCTGTATTCTAATGACGTCAGGAAACCGTTGGGTCTGCAACCAGTGCAAAAAATTTCAGCTTTGTGACAA GTGTTTCGAAGCTGAACAAAaacttgaagagagagaaagacatcCTATCAATCAGAGGGAAAAACATTTACTCTATCAT GTGGAAATTGATGATGTGTCTGAAGATACCAAGGATAAAGATGAGATCCTTGAGAGCGAATTCTTTGATACAAGACAGGCATTTTTGAGTCTCTGCCAAGGGAATCACTATCAGTATGATACCCTCCGCCGAGCTAAACATTCCTCTATGATGGTCCTTTACCATCTTCACAATCCCACTGCTCCTGCATTTGTGACAACATGCACCATATGTCATCTTGATATTGAAGCTGGCCAAGGATGGCGCTGTGAGATTTGCCCAGATTATGATGTGTGCAATGCTTGTTATCAAAAGGACGGAGGAATTGATCATCCTCATCAGTTGACAAACCATCCATCCATGGCTGATCGTGATGCACAAAATACAGAAGCTAGGGAAATACGAGTTGTACAG CTTAGAAAAATGCTCGACCTTCTGGTGCATGCATCTCAGTGTCGATCTCCAAATTGTCAATATCCAAATTGTCGCAAGGTGAAGGGTCTTTTCCGCCACGGGATGCAATGCAAAATACGTGCTTCTGGAGGTTGTCTTGTCTGTAAGAAAATGTGGTACCTCCTTCAGCTTCATGCTCGAGCTTGCAAAGAATCTCAATGTAGTGTACCACGTTGCAG AGATTTGAAAGAACATGTGAGGAGGTTGCAGCAACAATCCGATTCCCGACGAAGGGCAGCAGTGATGGAGATGATGAGGCAACGTGCTGCTGAGGTTGCTGGCAATGCTGAATGA
- the LOC131319285 gene encoding histone acetyltransferase HAC1-like isoform X2, translating to MNVQAHMSGQITGQLPNQAGTQLPGVPQQNESPFSNQIQNLGGHHNTMYVDPQLAKARRFMQEKIYEWLIQRQQQPHDRQPKQFQDFVRRLDEVLFRNAASKGSLVLDEYMNLETLETRLHVLTKHLLMSNRNQHHPQLINAPSPIATMIPTPRMTHSGNSIASAVDASMVASSGGNGIAPGTSITEGLLPTTTNGLSVGMPSGSFNSSDGSMSNGYQQSLSEFSISSSGSMVSSSGVRGMPSQMIPTPGFNSNNTQSFMNLESSNDTGAFSTVGSSTISQPLSQKQHGGGQNSRILHNLGSHIGGGIRSGLQQKAYGFPNGGLGIMQRNSQLINGPGNSEGFLVASSNDNSPKPLPQHYDQHQRPMMHGDGYGISTLDSSGSGNVYGSAMNNQNLNPASLQSLSRANSPLMTNQPNLLTTQQSQSIDQSGKMNFHPSKSATDNILQSHHEQQFQQQPLRLKQQQLVQHQRQQKQQIQQHQILLKNDSFGHSQLTSDLGSQLKLERGMEHHDEALLSQVSEKFPYSEFQNQFQQSCAEDRSGFAQLLSLPSVSQDICSSPTQTSQQMQQLLHPHQLVVDSQSDFSCISVGVQSERVLPGQWHSMEDKSQIPGNVSQGHHIQEEFRQRIFGQDEAHRNNFASEGSICEVITKPLEPPTSSGATCRSTNSNRERQFKNQQRWLLFLRHARRCVAPPGKCQEVNCITAQKLWMHIIDCKVSQCPYPRCHHTKILLHHHKHCKDPGCPVCVPVTNYLQTHLKARAFDNGVIAARLTSKISPPVVQTFEDLHPSLKRLKTELPSQSLVPETESSAVSVLTGSGRHVLHDAQREEHQYADTCMQMKSEVTEVKMEIPRSSGNGSPSIFDMKKDNMDCTYSQKLGEQIILDDSAGSVQKECIKSEKDMDQAKPENVVLPVENAVGTKSGKPKIKGVSMTELFTPEQVREHIRGLRQWVGQSKTKAEKNQAMEHSMSENSCQLCAVEKLTFEPPPIYCSPCGARIKRNAMYYTIGAGDTRHCFCIPCYNEARGDTILVDGTTLPKARMEKKKNDEETEEWWVQCDKCEAWQHQICALFNGRRNDGGQAEYTCPNCYLDEVERGERKPLPQSAVLGAKDLPRTILSDHIENRLFRRLKQEKQERARVQGKSYDEVPGAEALVVRVVSSVDKKLEVKQRFLEIFQEENYPIEYPYKSKVVLLFQKIEGVEVCLFGMYVQEFGSECQQPNHRRVYLSYLDSVKYFRPEIKAVTGEALRTFVYHEILIGYLEYCKKRGFTSCYIWACPPLKGEDYILYCHPEIQKTPKSDKLREWYLSMLRKAAKENIVVDLTNLYDHFFVSTGECKAKVTAARLPYFDGDYWPGAAEDMIYQLRQEDDCRKQYKKGTTKKTITKRALKLSGQSDLSGNASKDWLLMHKLGETICPMKEDFIMVHLQHACTHCCILMTSGNRWVCNQCKKFQLCDKCFEAEQKLEERERHPINQREKHLLYHVEIDDVSEDTKDKDEILESEFFDTRQAFLSLCQGNHYQYDTLRRAKHSSMMVLYHLHNPTAPAFVTTCTICHLDIEAGQGWRCEICPDYDVCNACYQKDGGIDHPHQLTNHPSMADRDAQNTEAREIRVVQLRKMLDLLVHASQCRSPNCQYPNCRKVKGLFRHGMQCKIRASGGCLVCKKMWYLLQLHARACKESQCSVPRCRDLKEHVRRLQQQSDSRRRAAVMEMMRQRAAEVAGNAE from the exons ATGAATGTGCAGGCACATATGTCTGGACAAATCACAGGTCAGCTACCTAATCAAGCTGGGACTCAGTTGCCTGGTGTACCTCAGCAGAATGAAAGTCCTTTTTCTAACCAGATACAAAATTTAGGGGGTCATCATAATACCATGTATGTGGATCCTCAGTTGGCAAAAGCACGCAGGTTCATGCAAGAGAAGAT CTATGAATGGCTTATTCAACGGCAGCAACAACCTCATGATAGACAACCAAAGCAGTTTCAGGATTTTGTAAGACGCCTTGATGAGGTTCTATTCAGAAATGCTGCCTCAAAGGGGAGTCTTGTTTTG GATGAATATATGAACCTGGAGACTCTTGAGACTCGTTTGCATGTCTTGACCAAACATTTACTAATGAGCAATCGCAACCAACACCATCCGCAGCTCATTAATGCTCCTTCTCCTATTGCTACAATGATACCAACTCCGCGGATGACTCACAGTGGGAATTCAATTGCATCAGCTGTGGATGCTTCCATGGTTGCTTCCAGCGGTGGTAATGGCATAGCACCTGGGACTAGCATTACTGAAGGCTTATTACCAACTACTACTAATGGGCTTTCTGTTGGAATGCCCAGTGGTTCTTTCAATTCATCTGATG GGTCTATGTCTAATGGATATCAACAGTCGCTTTCTGAGTTTTCTATAAGTTCCAGTGGAAGCATGGTGTCTTCAAGCGGCGTACGAGGAATGCCAAGCCAAATGATCCCTACTCCTGGATTTAATAGCAACAATACTCAGTCTTTCATGAATCTGGAATCTTCTAATGATACTGGTGCCTTTTCAACCGTTGGATCTAGTACGATATCACAGCCTCTATCACAAAAGCAGCATGGTGGTGGTCAAAATAGCCGGATCCTGCACAACCTTGGTAGCCACATAGGTGGTGGCATTAGGTCTGGTTTGCAGCAGAAAGCTTATGGATTTCCAAATGGTGGCTTAGGTATTATGCAGCGCAATTCACAGTTGATCAATGGTCCAGGAAATTCTGAGGGCTTTCTGGTGGCCTCATCGAATGACAATTCACCAAAACCTTTACCACAACATTATGATCAACATCAGCGGCCAATGATGCATG GTGATGGATATGGGATTAGCACTCTTGATTCTTCTGGGTCGGGAAACGTTTATGGTTCAGCTATGAATAATCAGAATTTGAATCCAGCAAGCTTGCAGTCTCTATCAAGAGCCAACTCCCCATTGATGACTAATCAGCCGAATTTGCTCACTACCCAGCAGTCTCAATCCATTGATCAATCAGGAAAGATGAACTTCCACCCGTCAAAGTCAGCGACTGACAATATCTTACAATCTCATCATGAGCAACAATTTCAGCAGCAGCCTCTAAGGTTAAAACAACAGCAACTTGTTCAACATCAGCGACAACAGAAGCAGCAAATTCAGCAGCACCAGATACTCTTAAAGAATGATTCTTTTGGTCATTCTCAGCTGACTTCTGATTTAGGCAGTCAACTAAAGCTTGAGCGTGGAATGGAGCACCACGATGAAGCTTTGCTTTCACAAGTTTCAGAAAAATTCCCGTATTCAGAGTTTCAGAACCAATTCCAGCAAAGTTGTGCTGAAGATCGTTCAGGATTTGCTCAGTTGCTTTCTCTTCCATCTGTCTCGCAGGATATATGCTCATCACCGACTCAAACTTCACAGCAAATGCAGcaattattgcatcctcaccaGCTGGTTGTTGACTCTCAGAGCGATTTCAGCTGTATTTCTGTTGGAGTACAATCAGAGAGAGTACTGCCTGGTCAATGGCATTCGATGGAGGACAAGTCTCAAATACCAGGGAATGTGTCGCAGGGGCACCATATTCAGGAAGAATTCCGTCAGAGAATTTTTGGGCAAGATGAGGCGCACCGTAACAATTTCGCATCTGAAGGATCTATTTGTGAAGTTATTACTAAGCCACTGGAGCCCCCAACCTCAAGTGGTGCTACCTGTAGATCCACTAATTCTAACCGAGAAAGGCAGTTCAAGAATCAACAAAGGTGGCTATTGTTTTTGAGGCATGCTCGTCGGTGTGTGGCCCCACCGGGGAAGTGCCAGGAAGTTAACTGCATAACTGCTCAGAAACTTTGGATGCATATTATAGACTGCAAAGTATCTCAATGTCCATATCCTCGTTGCCACCATACCAAGATCTTACTTCATCATCATAAGCATTGCAAGGACCCAGGTTGCCCTGTTTGTGTTCCTGTCACAAATTATCTGCAGACTCATCTGAAGGCACGTGCATTTGATAATGGAGTTATTGCAGCTCGATTAACTTCAAAAATAAGTCCACCAGTGGTACAAACTTTTGAAGATTTACATCCTTCGCTGAAACGATTAAAGACTGAGCTGCCTTCCCAATCTCTTGTTCCTGAGACTGAAAGTTCTGCTGTTTCTGTTCTTACCGGCAGTGGACGCCATGTACTCCATGATGCACAACGTGAGGAACACCAATATGCTGACACGTGCATGCAGATGAAATCAGAGGTTACAGAAGTCAAGATGGAAATTCCTAGAAGCTCTGGGAATGGAAGTCCTAGCATTTTTGATATGAAGAAGGATAATATGGATTGTACCTACAGCCAAAAACTTGGTGAACAAATTATATTGGATGATTCTGCTGGTTCTGTACAAAAAGAATGCATTAAAAGTGAGAAAGATATGGACCAAGCTAAACCAGAAAATGTTGTCCTGCCTGTTGAAAATGCAGTTGGAACCAAGTCTGGGAAGCCTAAAATAAAGGGAGTATCAATGACTGAGTTGTTTACTCCCGAGCAAGTCAGAGAACATATTAGAGGTCTCAGGCAGTGGGTTGGCCAG AGTAAAACCAAAGCAGAAAAAAACCAAGCAATGGAGCATTCAATGAGTGAGAACTCATGTCAGTTGTGTGCAGTTGAGAAGCTCACATTTGAGCCGCCACCGATATATTGTTCACCATGTGGTGCTCGTATTAAAAGAAATGCAATGTATTATACCATAGGAGCTGGTGATACACGACACTGCTTTTGCATTCCCTGCTATAATGAGGCCCGTGGAGACACTATCCTAGTTGATGGAACTACTCTTCCGAAAGCAAggatggagaaaaagaaaaatgacgaGGAGACGGAAGAATGG TGGGTTCAATGCGACAAGTGTGAGGCTTGGCAACATCAAATCTGTGCATTATTTAATGGTCGAAGGAATGATGGTGGGCAAGCTGAATACACTTGCCCAAACTGCTACTTAGACGAAGTTGAAAGGGGAGAGCGTAAGCCCTTACCTCAGAGTGCTGTTCTTGGAGCAAAAGATCTGCCTAGAACAATTCTCAGTGACCACATAGAAAATCGATTATTTAGGCGGCTGAAGCAGGAAAAACAAGAGAGGGCAAGAGTTCAAGGGAAGAGTTATGATGAG GTTCCAGGAGCAGAAGCACTCGTTGTTAGAGTTGTGTCGTCAGTGGACAAAAAGTTGGAAGTTAAGCAGCGATTTCTTGAGATTTTTCAAGAGGAGAATTATCCGATAGAGTACCCATATAAATCCAAG gtgGTTTTGTTGTTTCAGAAAATTGAAGGTGTAGAAGTATGTCTGTTTGGCATGTATGTTCAAGAATTTGGATCAGAATGTCAACAGCCAAATCATCGCCGTGTTTATTTATCATACCTGGATTCTGTTAAGTATTTCAGGCCTGAGATTAAAGCAGTGACAGGAGAGGCACTCCGTACATTTGTTTACCATGAAATTCTG ATTGGATACCTAGAATATTGCAAGAAACGAGGTTTCACAAGTTGCTATATATGGGCTTGCCCTCCATTGAAGGGTGAAGACTATATTTTATATTGCCACCCAGAAATTCAGAAAACACCAAAATCTGATAAACTGAGAGAATG GTACTTATCGATGTTAAGAAAAGCTGCAAAGGAAAACATTGTGGTTGACCTCACTAATCTCTATGACCACTTCTTTGTTTCTACTGGGGAGTGCAAGGCTAAGGTAACTGCAGCTCGGTTACCTTATTTTGATGGGGACTACTGGCCCGGTGCTGCAGAGGATATGATTTACCAGCTTCGTCAAGAAGATGATTGCAGGAAACAATATAAGAAAGGGACAACCAAAAAGACCATTACAAAAAGGGCTCTAAAATTATCTGGCCAGTCTGATCTTTCTGGAAATGCATCGAAGGATTGGCTACTTATGCACAAA CTTGGCGAGACAATTTGCCCAATGAAGGAAGATTTTATCATGGTTCACTTGCAGCATGCATGCACTCATTGCTGTATTCTAATGACGTCAGGAAACCGTTGGGTCTGCAACCAGTGCAAAAAATTTCAGCTTTGTGACAA GTGTTTCGAAGCTGAACAAAaacttgaagagagagaaagacatcCTATCAATCAGAGGGAAAAACATTTACTCTATCAT GTGGAAATTGATGATGTGTCTGAAGATACCAAGGATAAAGATGAGATCCTTGAGAGCGAATTCTTTGATACAAGACAGGCATTTTTGAGTCTCTGCCAAGGGAATCACTATCAGTATGATACCCTCCGCCGAGCTAAACATTCCTCTATGATGGTCCTTTACCATCTTCACAATCCCACTGCTCCTGCATTTGTGACAACATGCACCATATGTCATCTTGATATTGAAGCTGGCCAAGGATGGCGCTGTGAGATTTGCCCAGATTATGATGTGTGCAATGCTTGTTATCAAAAGGACGGAGGAATTGATCATCCTCATCAGTTGACAAACCATCCATCCATGGCTGATCGTGATGCACAAAATACAGAAGCTAGGGAAATACGAGTTGTACAG CTTAGAAAAATGCTCGACCTTCTGGTGCATGCATCTCAGTGTCGATCTCCAAATTGTCAATATCCAAATTGTCGCAAGGTGAAGGGTCTTTTCCGCCACGGGATGCAATGCAAAATACGTGCTTCTGGAGGTTGTCTTGTCTGTAAGAAAATGTGGTACCTCCTTCAGCTTCATGCTCGAGCTTGCAAAGAATCTCAATGTAGTGTACCACGTTGCAG AGATTTGAAAGAACATGTGAGGAGGTTGCAGCAACAATCCGATTCCCGACGAAGGGCAGCAGTGATGGAGATGATGAGGCAACGTGCTGCTGAGGTTGCTGGCAATGCTGAATGA